One Calorimonas adulescens DNA segment encodes these proteins:
- a CDS encoding 4Fe-4S binding protein: MVNISFDKDLCLGCKTCELACAIAHSKTKDLAGAIKENRIARIRIRKVSGKIKLEQCKLCKNPRCIARCPTNSLTKDKNGTIKVNYFTCTRCGLCEEACPFGAIILGPFPTLCDRCAESDGPLCAKACPTKALKVKAV, encoded by the coding sequence ATGGTAAATATTTCTTTTGATAAGGATTTATGTCTTGGATGCAAAACCTGTGAGTTGGCATGTGCTATAGCCCATTCGAAAACCAAGGACCTTGCTGGTGCCATAAAGGAAAACAGGATTGCACGAATAAGAATAAGAAAGGTTAGTGGGAAAATCAAACTGGAGCAGTGCAAGTTATGTAAAAATCCAAGGTGTATTGCCAGATGTCCAACAAATTCCCTTACGAAAGATAAGAATGGTACGATAAAAGTAAATTATTTCACATGTACGAGATGCGGACTGTGCGAGGAAGCGTGCCCGTTTGGAGCCATAATCCTGGGTCCTTTTCCTACATTGTGTGATAGATGTGCTGAATCCGATGGGCCTCTATGTGCAAAAGCCTGCCCCACCAAAGCTTTGAAGGTAAAGGCAGTATAA